In one window of Acanthochromis polyacanthus isolate Apoly-LR-REF ecotype Palm Island chromosome 8, KAUST_Apoly_ChrSc, whole genome shotgun sequence DNA:
- the plxnb2b gene encoding plexin-B2b: MASWVSLLLFLFCQSISQAQEESSNNPILEFTSETPINNVVQDPQTGRIYLGAVNTIFQLGSSLHQEARAETGPKEDSRTCTPPASACQDTKPMPNLNKLLLVHPSNGSLIVCGSRYRGICSLLNLSNVEQQLYYSDSKGEKTYVASIEDNVNVVGVMSTYKKDSQSFNVFVVGKGYGSLDSTKLISTRILQDLREWVVFESIIEASTVQTTPFVPKYLHDFRHAFKEDGFVYFLFSRTLDGTDNKNLTFVSRLCEDDHHYYSHTELQLNCGVNNRFNKVQAAYVASPGEELARLMTVSGSYRNVVSWSKVLFMVAKPDDDDDNNSALCMYPLNSINERLVDIISACYSDSGKISGSPAVDIPYSSKTAEFCTSTIAKDLLENYKCGADFLPSPLASKPKFALSAEAVLTKPGLLTSVAVAVENDHTIAFLGNNQGEVFKVHLTADPYVYSKVPGDTRGEKVNKNLFFDLSHSHLYVTTEKKITKVPVQTCLQKKDCQSCVELRDPYCGWCVLEGRCTRRSECRRAEEKNGWLWSPRQQCVKIVSFYPPNLSCKKTDKVKINIPSLPLIGSSDRLHCSIASHKSEGAMLDSGQVSCDLPQPSLIPLTPDDQDFVAVAVRIFVNETVELATREFKFYNCAATVRKSENTPCMSCVASSWGCQWDTHDHTCSDTDDSVVGPSIIKHRQGAKCPQFENPDPVLIPVGYKTRISFEGINLDLYQGHVFTIGTELMRNAEEEVNFEDGPFYTFSGFNFSYDKSPETNVLFYVKDKESGKKMDSTLNVTLYNCSMGREDCSLCKNADPKYRCVWCSRQKACVYEKLCNQQGSEDPLSAECPNPEITDIIPRFGPLRGGIAITIRGSNLGIHKEDIKSITVVGEPCIHQEEKYSVSTSVVCEIGPVEFTKDHWGQIEVEVNGGKRGTSSMFFTYRDPIPDAVKPARGPKAGGTLITISGQFLDTGSKDDVQVTIGGVDCIVENFGKEITCRTGDYRAEKVPSDPLTVTMKYGKSTTKTIPSAFQFLENPTVLDHHPKGSFVCGGRNIVVTGSGFDLIQTAVMRVQGGNLTASENAHEKNDTVIQFRSPTVNGSANQHFKTYIHLDNWKKELKPFDYHPDPSFNELAKKVITETSIIIVTGRGFSRAMTAKEAQAFVGDVQCLVNTLQDDKLFLDPPPTPPRARSRRHRRDTRPELLDLMIKFGKGEWLVGSVQYEQKNDLSLYIIIPAVILPMLLIITISVYCYRRKSQQAEREYEKVKHQLENLEESVRDRCKKEFTDLMIEMEDHNTDQSEGRIPFLDYKTYTDRVFFLPSKDGANDVMITGRLDIPEARRATVNQALNQFSNLLNSKTFLINFIRTLERSHDFNARAKVYFASLLTVALHGKLEYYTDIMRTLLLELMEEYVHSKNPKLMLRRSETVVERMLCNWMSICLYQFLKDSAGEPLYKLFRAIKHQIEKGPVDARVKKAKYTLNDTGLLGDDVEYSVLTLQVLVQGEGPDVTPVKVLNCDTISQVKEKIIEQVYRNQPYSQRPKVDSVTLEWRPGSTGQILSDLDLTSQKEGRWKRINTLAHYNVRDNATLVLSRVLHPQQNYDQNQENHEERNALLEDDKVFHLVRPADELDEIKSKRGSIKDKSMTKAITEIYLTRLLSVKGTLQQFVDDFFRSVLCSGAVVPPAVKYFFDFLDEQALKHNNVDEETIHIWKTNSLPLRFWVNILKNPHFTFDVHVSEVVDASLSVIAQTFMDACTKSEHKLSRDSPSNKLLYAKEISTYKKMVDDYYKGIRQMVPVSDQDMNTHLAEVSRAHTDKLNTQVALHQLYQYASKYYDGIIASLDEDPAAQSKQLTLRLQMITAALETK; this comes from the exons ATGGCAAGCTGggtctccctcctcctcttcctcttctgccaGTCGATCTCACAAGCCCAGGAGGAGAGCAGCAACAACCCCATCCTGGAGTTCACCTCTGAGACCCCCATTAACAATGTGGTCCAGGACCCCCAGACCGGTCGCATCTACCTGGGAGCGGTCAACACCATCTTCCAGCTGGGGTCGTCACTCCACCAGGAGGCTCGTGCCGAGACGGGCCCCAAAGAAGACTCCCGGACCTGCACGCCTCCAGCTTCAGCCTGCCAGGACACGAAGCCCATGCCCAACCTCAACAAGCTCCTGCTGGTGCACCCGTCCAACGGCTCTCTCATAGTCTGCGGCAGTCGGTACCGAGGCATCTGCTCCCTCCTCAACCTGTCCAACGTGGAGCAGCAGCTGTATTACAGTGACAGCAAAGGAGAAAAGACTTATGTGGCGAGCATAGAGGACAACGTGAACGTGGTGGGCGTCATGTCTACCTACAAGAAAGATTCGCAAAGCTTTAACGTGTTTGTTGTTGGGAAGGGCTACGGAAGCCTGGACAGTACAAAACTCATTAGCACACGAATCCTTCAGGACTTGCGGGAATGGGTCGTGTTTGAGAGCATCATCGAGGCATCCACGGTACAGACAACGCCGTTTGTTCCCAAGTACTTGCACGACTTCCGGCATGCCTTCAAAGAGGACGGAtttgtttatttcctcttttctcGGACTCTCGATGGTACAGATAACAAAAACCTGACCTTTGTGTCTCGTCTTTGCGAGGATGACCACCATTACTATTCCCACACTGAGCTTCAGCTAAACTGTGGCGTGAATAACCGATTCAACAAAGTCCAGGCTGCATATGTGGCTTCTCCTGGAGAAGAGCTGGCGCGGCTCATGACTGTATCAGGTTCGTACAGGAATGTAGTGTCATGGAGTAAAGTCCTGTTCATGGTGGCGAAACCAGACGACGACGACGACAACAACTCCGCTCTCTGCATGTACCCGCTCAACTCCATCAACGAGCGGCTGGTGGACATCATCAGCGCATGCTACAGTGACTCTGGGAAGATTTCTGGGTCTCCTGCTGTGGACATACCCTACTCCTCTAAAACTGCCGAATTTTGCACATCAACAATCGCG AAGGATTTGTTGGAAAACTACAAATGTGGTGCGGACTTTCTGCCTTCCCCTCTGGCGAGCAAGCCCAAATTTGCCTTATCGGCAGAAGCAGTGTTGACCAAGCCGGGCCTCCTGACCTCTGTGGCAGTCGCTGTGGAGAACGATCACACCATCGCTTTCCTGGGCAACAACCAGGGAGAGGTTTTCAAG gtGCATCTCACCGCTGACCCATATGTGTACAGCAAGGTTCCTGGCGATACCAGAGGAGAGAAGGTCAACAAAAACCTTTTCTTTGACCTGAGTCACAGCCACCTCTACGTTACCACTGAgaaaaag ATCACCAAGGTGCCGGTGCAGACGTGCCTCCAAAAGAAAGACTGCCAATCATGCGTGGAACTGAGGGACCCTTACTGTGGCTGGTGTGTCCTGGAGGGAAG GTGTACCAGGAGGTCTGAGTGCCGACGGGCAGAGGAGAAGAATGGCTGGTTGTGGAGCCCGAGGCAGCAGTGTGTCAAGATTGTATCCTTCTATCCCCCGAACCTTTCCTGTAAAAAGACTGACAAG GTAAAGATCAACATCCCCTCCCTTCCTTTAATTGGATCTTCTGACCGTCTGCACTGCAGCATAGCGTCTCACAAAAGTGAAGGTGCCATGTTGGACTCTGGTCAGGTCTCCTGTGATCTGCCCCAGCCTTCACTTATACCACTAACACCTGACGACCAAG ATTTTGTGGCCGTGGCTGTCAGGATTTTTGTCAACGAGACCGTGGAGCTGGCCACGCGGGAGTTCAAGTTCTACAACTGCGCCGCCACAGTCAGGAAATCTGAAAACACGCC GTGCATGTCGTGTGTTGCCAGTTCGTGGGGATGTCAGTGGGATACACACGATCACACCTGCAGCGATACAGACGACAGCGTGGTGGGTCCCAGCATCATCAAACACCGTCAG GGAGCAAAGTGTCCTCAGTTTGAGAATCCAGATCCTGTGCTGATCCCTGTGGGCTACAAGACTCGAATCAGCTTCGAAGGGATCAATTTGGACCTCTACCAG GGTCACGTTTTCACCATCGGCACTGAGCTGATGAGGAATGCGGAGGAAGAGGTCAATTTCGAGGACGGACCGTTCTACACTTTCAGCGGCTTCAAT TTTTCCTACGATAAGTCACCAGAGACCAATGTTCTTTTCTACGTGAAGGACAAGGAGTCTGGCAAGAAGATGGACAGCACGCTGAACG TCACCCTGTACAACTGCTCCATGGGCAGGGAGGACTGTAGTCTTTGTAAAAACGCCGACCCAAAGTACAGGTGTGTGTGGTGCAGCAGGCAGAAGGCATGTGTGTACGAGAAGCTCTGCAATCAACAAGGCTCCGAGGATCCTCTCAGCGCCGAGTGCCCCAACCCCGAGATCACCGAC ATCATCCCTCGGTTTGGTCCCCTGCGGGGAGGCATCGCCATCACCATCCGTGGCTCCAACCTTGGCATCCATAAAGAAGACATTAAAAGTATCACTGTGGTCGGGGAGCCTTGCATCCATCAGGAGGAAAAGTACTCTGTCTCCACGAG TGTGGTGTGTGAGATTGGCCCTGTTGAATTTACTAAGGACCACTGGGGCCAGATTGAAGTGGAGGTGAATGGAGGGAAGAGAGGAACCTCCTCCATGTTCTTCACCTACAGG GACCCAATTCCTGATGCAGTGAAGCCTGCCAGAGGTCCTAAAGCAGGGGGGACCCTCATTACAATATCTGGGCAGTTTCTAGACACTGGCAGCAAGGATGATGTCCAGGTCACCATCGGAGGGGTGGACTGCATTGT GGAGAACTTCGGAAAAGAGATCACCTGCAGGACAGGAGACTACCGAGCGGAAAAGGTGCCCTCTGACCCTCTCACCGTCACAATGAAGTATGGAAAGAGTACCACAAAAACCATCCCAAGTGCCTTCCAGTTCTTGGAAAACCCCACTGTGCTGGATCACCACCCGAAAGGAAGCTTTGTCTG cGGAGGGAGGAACATAGTGGTGACCGGCTCGGGTTTTGACCTAATCCAGACTGCTGTCATGAGGGTCCAGGGAGGCAACTTGACAGCTTCCGAG AACGCCCACGAGAAGAACGACACGGTGATCCAGTTCCGGTCTCCAACGGTAAACGGCTCCGCGAACCAGCACTTTAAGACCTACATCCACCTGGACAACtggaagaaggagctgaagccGTTCGACTACCACCCCGACCCCAGCTTCAACGAGCTCGCCAAGAAGGTCATCACCGAGACCAGCATCATCATCGTCACT GGTCGGGGATTCTCCAGAGCTATGACGGCCAAAGAGGCTCAAGCGTTTGTGGGCGACGTTCAGTGTCTGGTGAACACACTTCAGGATGACAAGCTGTTCCTGGACCCTCCTCCCACTCCGCCCCGTGCTCGCTCCAGACGCCACCGCCGAGACACGCGGCCAGAGCTGCTGGACCTGATG ATCAAGTTTGGAAAAGGGGAGTGGTTGGTGGGCTCGGTGCAATACGAGCAGAAGAACGATTTGTCGCTCTACATCATCATCCCTGCCGTCATCTTGCCCATGCTGCTCATCATCACTATCTCCGTCTACTGCTACAG GAGAAAGAGTCAACAGGCAGAGAGGGAGTATGAGAAGGTGAAACATCAGCTCGAGAATCTGGAGGAGAGCGTTCGAGACCGCTGCAAGAAAGAATTCACAG ACTTGATGATTGAAATGGAGGACCACAATACTGACCAGAGTGAGGGACGAATCCCCTTCCTGGACTACAAGACCTACACAGACCGGGTCTTCTTCCTGCCCTCTAAGGACGGCGCCAATGATGTGATGATCACAGGGAGGCTCGACATCCCAGAGGCTCGGAGGGCCACAGTGAATCAGGCACTCAACCAGTTCTCCAACCTCCTGAACTCCAAGACATTCCTCATTAAT TTTATCCGAACCCTGGAGCGCAGTCATGACTTCAATGCCAGAGCCAAGGTGTACTTTGCCTCCCTGCTGACAGTGGCTCTGCACGGGAAACTGGAATACTACACGGACATTATGAGAACGCTGTTGCTGGAGCTGATGGAGGAATACGTCCACAGCAAGAACCCTAAACTGATGCTGCGCAG GTCAGAGACTGTGGTGGAAAGGATGCTGTGTAACTGGATGTCTATCTGCCTGTACCAGTTTTTGAAG GACTCTGCAGGCGAGCCCTTGTACAAACTGTTCCGAGCCATCAAGCACCAGATCGAGAAAGGGCCCGTGGACGCCAGAGTGAAGAAAGCCAAGTACACCCTCAACGACACAGGCCTGTTGGGCGACGATGTAGAGTACTCAGTCCTG acCTTGCAAGTGCTGGTTCAAGGCGAAGGTCCAGACGTGACGCCCGTCAAGGTGCTGAACTGTGACACCATCTCCCAGGTGAAAGAGAAGATCATTGAGCAAGTGTACAGGAACCAGCCGTACTCTCAGCGGCCCAAGGTCGACAGTGTCACTCTGG AGTGGCGCCCCGGCTCAACAGGGCAGATTTTGTCGGATCTGGACCTGACATCACAGAAAGAAGGCAGATGGAAGCGCATCAACACTCTGGCACACTACAAC GTGCGAGATAACGCCACATTAGTTTTGTCCAGAGTTCTACACCCTCAACAAAACTAtgaccagaaccaggagaaccacgAAGAGC GAAATGCTCTGCTGGAAGATGATAAAGTGTTTCACTTGGTGAGGCCAGCAGACGAACTGGATGAGATCAAATCTAAAAGAGGAAGCATAAAGGACAAGTCAATGACCAAAGCCATTACAGAGATCTATCTAACACGACTCCTCTCAGTCAAG GGAACACTGCAGCAGTTTGTGGATGACTTCTTTCGCAGTGTGCTGTGCTCTGGGGCAGTGGTCCCACCAGCTGTCAAATATTTCTTTGACTTCCTCGATGAGCAAGCGCTGAAACACAACAATGTGGACGAAGAAACCATCCATATCTGGAAGACTAATAG CCTGCCTCTGAGGTTCTGGGTGAACATCCTCAAGAATCCCCACTTCACCTTTGATGTCCACGTGTCTGAAGTGGTGGACGCCTCGCTCTCCGTCATCGCCCAGACCTTCATGGATGCCTGCACCAAGAGCGAGCACAAACTCAGCCGG gACTCTCCAAGTAACAAACTACTCTATGCAAAGGAGATCTCCACCTACAAGAAGATGGTGGACGA tTACTACAAGGGCATCAGGCAGATGGTACCCGTCAGTGACCAGGATATGAACACTCATTTGGCAGAGGTGTCGCGG